From Drosophila nasuta strain 15112-1781.00 chromosome X, ASM2355853v1, whole genome shotgun sequence, one genomic window encodes:
- the LOC132796542 gene encoding farnesol dehydrogenase, which translates to MERWQNRVAVITGASSGIGAACTRLLVAAGLQVVGLARRTERLEQLRQSLPVEQQSRFHQRTCDVSAEGQVNSAFEWIEQQLGGIDVLINNAGIVRDGQLLDMPVPEISQILQTNLMGSIYCTKLAASSMRRREMAGHLFFINSTAGLAGYNPGPVDPSLNAYTPSKFALTAVHEICRQELITAKSKIKTTSINPGWVATEIVSDEIKAQLGDVILQADDVAQAVLYALSSSPNAQVQEITLRAVGEWY; encoded by the exons ATGCACGCGACTTTTGGTTGCCGCCGGTCTGCAGGTGGTTGGCCTTGCACGTCGCACCGAGCGACTGGAGCAACTGCGTCAATCGCTGCCCGTGGAGCAGCAGTCACGTTTCCATCAGCGGACCTGCGATGTATCTGCCGAGGGGCAGGTGAATAGCGCCTTCGAGTGGATCGAACAGCAGTTGGGCGGCATCGATGTGCTCATCAATAATGCGGGCATTGTGCGCGATGGCCAATTGCTCGATATGCCGGTGCCAGAGATCAGCCAGATACTGCAGACGAATCTGATGGGCAGCATTTACTGCACCAAGTTGGCAGCGAGCAGTATGAGACGCCGTGAGATGGCCGGACATTTGTTTTTCATCAACAGCACGGCCGGTTTGGCAGGCTACAATCCAGGACCTGTGGATCCCAGTCTCAATGCGTATACGCCTAGTAAATTCGCATTGACCGCTGTGCATGAGATCTGCAGGCAGGAATTGATCACAGCCAAGTCAAAGATCAAGACAACG AGCATTAACCCCGGCTGGGTGGCCACCGAGATTGTCTCGGATGAGATTAAGGCGCAGCTGGGCGATGTGATCCTACAAGCCGATGATGTGGCCCAAGCGGTGCTCTATGCACTCTCCTCCTCGCCCAATGCCCAGGTGCAGGAGATAACGTTGAGGGCGGTGGGTGAATGGTACTGA